Proteins found in one Haloferax litoreum genomic segment:
- a CDS encoding DUF7571 family protein: MKPCHSCQSVIDEYILDKQLENLRDLTVDDFNVCADCATIVDDACVECGGAVYVPRGESITPDYCPACRSDLIERTGHDPGWTCDTIST, from the coding sequence ATGAAGCCGTGCCACAGTTGTCAGTCGGTCATCGACGAGTACATCTTGGACAAACAACTCGAGAACCTACGCGACCTCACAGTCGACGATTTCAACGTCTGTGCGGACTGTGCGACCATCGTCGACGATGCGTGCGTGGAGTGCGGCGGTGCAGTGTACGTCCCGCGAGGGGAATCAATCACGCCCGACTATTGTCCGGCGTGCCGGTCTGACCTCATCGAACGCACCGGCCACGACCCCGGGTGGACCTGCGATACCATCTCGACCTGA
- a CDS encoding glutaredoxin family protein — protein sequence MSDDQPAITLYRLQACPYCERVVRVLDEQGLDYHSRFVEPMHSDRNVVKRVSGKRTVPAIVDDNTGVTMSESANIVDYLESTYGNGEVA from the coding sequence ATGTCCGACGACCAGCCGGCGATTACCCTGTATCGGTTGCAGGCGTGTCCGTACTGCGAGCGGGTCGTTCGTGTCCTCGACGAGCAGGGACTCGACTACCACTCTCGCTTCGTCGAACCGATGCACTCCGACCGAAACGTCGTGAAGCGTGTCTCCGGGAAACGGACCGTCCCCGCCATCGTCGACGACAACACCGGCGTCACGATGTCCGAGTCGGCCAACATCGTCGACTACCTCGAGAGCACCTACGGGAACGGGGAGGTCGCATAA
- a CDS encoding hemolysin family protein — MGLPPLLSLPATFLAPLQASNVPLDDTTITVLGGAAILVLIALSAFFSSSEIAMFSLAKHRVDSLVEEGVPGAERVKALKEDPHRLLVTILVGNNIVNIAMSALATGLLAVLDFGPGESVLISTFGITTLVLLFGESAPKSYAVENTESWSLRIARPLKYAELVLLPLVVIFDYLTRFINRITGGQTAIEATYITRDEIQNLIETGEREGVIEEEEREMLDRIFRFNSTIAKEVMTPRLDMTAVPKDATIDEAIETCVQADHERVPVYDGNLDNIIGIVNIRNLVREQYYGERGVSLADIVSPTLHVPESKNVDELMAEMQDTRMQMVIVIDEFGTTEGLITLEDMVEEIVGDILEGDEEEPFEEVDQDTFLVRGEVNIDEVNEMLDIELPEGEEFETLAGFIFNRAGRLVEEGEEISYGNIVIRIEQVDNTRIMKARIRTNVGVEDDASDDDDEEAEVETDV; from the coding sequence ATGGGTTTGCCGCCGCTACTCTCACTTCCAGCCACGTTCCTCGCACCCCTACAAGCCTCGAACGTCCCGCTGGACGACACGACAATCACGGTCCTCGGTGGGGCCGCGATTCTCGTACTCATCGCGCTCTCGGCGTTCTTCTCGTCGTCTGAGATTGCGATGTTCTCGCTGGCGAAGCACCGCGTCGACTCACTAGTCGAAGAAGGAGTCCCGGGTGCTGAGCGGGTGAAAGCACTCAAGGAAGACCCACACCGCCTGCTGGTCACCATCCTCGTTGGCAACAACATCGTCAACATCGCCATGTCGGCGCTGGCGACGGGTCTCCTCGCAGTCCTCGACTTCGGCCCCGGTGAGTCTGTGCTCATCTCGACGTTCGGTATCACGACGCTCGTCTTGCTGTTCGGCGAGAGCGCACCGAAGTCCTACGCAGTCGAGAACACGGAGTCGTGGTCGCTTCGCATCGCCCGCCCCCTGAAGTACGCGGAACTAGTCTTACTTCCGCTCGTCGTCATCTTCGACTACCTGACGCGCTTTATCAACCGCATCACGGGCGGCCAGACGGCCATCGAAGCGACGTACATCACCCGCGACGAGATTCAGAACCTCATCGAGACGGGCGAACGCGAGGGTGTCATCGAAGAGGAGGAACGCGAGATGCTCGACCGTATCTTCCGGTTCAACTCCACCATCGCGAAGGAGGTCATGACGCCGCGCCTCGACATGACTGCCGTCCCGAAAGACGCGACCATCGACGAGGCAATCGAGACGTGTGTGCAGGCGGACCACGAACGCGTGCCCGTCTACGACGGCAACCTCGACAACATCATCGGCATCGTCAACATCCGAAACCTCGTCCGCGAGCAGTATTACGGTGAACGCGGCGTGAGTCTCGCAGACATCGTCTCGCCGACGCTCCACGTCCCCGAGTCGAAGAACGTCGACGAACTCATGGCCGAGATGCAAGACACGCGGATGCAGATGGTCATCGTCATCGACGAGTTCGGGACCACCGAGGGTCTCATCACCCTCGAAGACATGGTCGAAGAAATCGTCGGCGACATCCTCGAAGGCGACGAGGAAGAACCGTTCGAGGAAGTCGACCAAGACACGTTCCTCGTCCGCGGTGAGGTCAACATCGACGAGGTGAACGAGATGCTCGACATCGAACTCCCGGAAGGTGAAGAGTTCGAGACGCTCGCGGGATTCATCTTCAACCGTGCCGGGAGACTCGTCGAGGAGGGCGAAGAGATATCCTACGGGAACATCGTCATCCGCATCGAACAGGTCGACAACACCCGCATCATGAAAGCCCGCATTCGGACCAACGTGGGCGTCGAAGACGACGCGAGCGACGACGACGACGAAGAAGCAGAAGTCGAGACGGACGTCTGA
- a CDS encoding L-threonylcarbamoyladenylate synthase produces the protein MSDDDVAAAAAAIRRGEAVVYPTETVYGMGADATDPAAVERVFDIKGRARSKPLSAGFPDVDAALEHVVADEREEAFMRRFLPGPVTVVVERRDTLPDVLVAGRDRVGVRVPDHGLARRLFRAAETPVTATSANRSGTGSITHPEQLSDEIRDAVAVVVDGGTTPGTESTVVDPGQGVIHRRGAMADDIEAWLEANE, from the coding sequence ATGAGTGACGACGACGTTGCGGCGGCGGCCGCCGCCATTCGCCGCGGTGAGGCGGTGGTCTATCCGACCGAGACTGTCTACGGGATGGGCGCGGACGCGACGGACCCGGCGGCCGTCGAACGCGTCTTCGACATCAAAGGCAGAGCCCGTTCGAAACCGCTCTCGGCCGGGTTCCCGGACGTCGACGCGGCACTCGAACACGTCGTCGCCGACGAGCGTGAGGAGGCGTTCATGCGCCGATTTCTCCCCGGCCCGGTGACCGTCGTCGTCGAACGCCGCGATACGCTTCCGGACGTACTCGTCGCCGGACGTGACCGTGTCGGTGTCCGCGTCCCCGACCACGGACTCGCACGCCGACTCTTCCGCGCGGCGGAGACGCCAGTGACGGCGACCAGCGCGAACCGTTCTGGGACCGGGAGCATCACGCACCCCGAACAACTCTCGGACGAAATCCGCGACGCCGTCGCTGTCGTCGTCGACGGTGGGACGACGCCGGGGACCGAGAGTACCGTCGTCGACCCCGGCCAAGGTGTCATCCACCGCCGTGGCGCGATGGCCGACGACATCGAGGCGTGGTTAGAAGCCAACGAGTGA
- a CDS encoding DUF7861 family protein, translating into MAHDRIHAREPTHDVDRWTEGTVEAVEERDGHWVVHARSDDGESVELVVTLAIRDLFVSRLDVAAGQSPVGERFCYRKKGG; encoded by the coding sequence ATGGCCCACGATAGAATCCACGCCCGAGAACCGACGCACGACGTCGACCGCTGGACCGAAGGGACCGTCGAGGCAGTCGAAGAACGCGACGGTCACTGGGTCGTCCACGCCCGGAGTGACGACGGCGAGTCCGTCGAGTTGGTCGTCACGCTCGCGATTCGGGACCTCTTCGTCAGCAGACTCGACGTCGCGGCCGGACAGTCACCTGTCGGTGAGCGCTTTTGCTACCGAAAGAAAGGCGGATGA
- a CDS encoding inorganic phosphate transporter: MVAVGTLLTLAVAALASLFMAWAIGAGSSGSTPFAPAVGANAISVMRAGFIVGLLGFSGAILQGANVTNAVGTELVGGVTLSVTAAVIALLTAAILVAIGVFAGYPIATAFTVTGAVVGVGLAMGGDPAWPKYQQIASLWVLTPFVGGGASYATARALRSERFSEAATVPVLAGIVGLLVANMEFAGLGADGSSASIARASAVDLAGVGFGESVWFVASMLFVGVVAGAVVTRWMRTDPVRGQRWFLLVLGGLVAFSAGGSQVGLAIGPLVPLLDAVAVPLPALLVGGGIGLLAGSWTGAPRMIKALAQDYSSLGPRRSIAAMIPSFAIAQTAVALGVPVSFNEIIVSAIIGSGFAAGGAGVSKRKMLYTVLAWIGSLVLAFGLGYGVFTLVSSVFPV, translated from the coding sequence GTGGTAGCGGTCGGGACGCTCCTCACACTCGCCGTCGCTGCACTCGCCAGTCTGTTCATGGCGTGGGCCATCGGCGCCGGGTCGTCGGGGTCGACACCCTTCGCGCCGGCAGTCGGTGCGAACGCCATCTCGGTCATGCGCGCCGGATTCATCGTCGGTCTCCTCGGGTTCTCCGGTGCCATCTTACAGGGCGCGAACGTCACGAACGCGGTCGGGACCGAACTTGTCGGCGGCGTCACGCTCAGCGTGACCGCGGCCGTCATCGCGCTTCTCACGGCGGCAATCCTCGTCGCTATCGGCGTCTTCGCTGGGTACCCGATTGCGACCGCATTCACCGTCACGGGCGCTGTGGTCGGCGTCGGCCTCGCGATGGGCGGCGACCCCGCGTGGCCGAAGTACCAACAAATCGCTTCGCTGTGGGTGCTCACACCGTTCGTCGGCGGCGGGGCGTCGTACGCGACTGCCCGGGCGCTTCGCTCCGAGCGGTTCTCCGAGGCGGCGACTGTCCCCGTCTTGGCGGGCATCGTCGGTCTCCTCGTCGCCAACATGGAGTTCGCCGGTCTCGGTGCAGACGGGTCGTCCGCGTCGATAGCACGCGCGTCCGCCGTCGACCTCGCCGGTGTCGGGTTCGGTGAATCAGTCTGGTTCGTCGCGAGTATGCTGTTCGTCGGTGTCGTCGCGGGGGCCGTCGTCACCCGGTGGATGCGCACCGACCCGGTTCGGGGGCAGCGTTGGTTCCTCCTCGTCCTCGGGGGCCTCGTCGCGTTCTCTGCTGGAGGCAGTCAGGTCGGACTGGCGATTGGGCCACTCGTCCCCCTCCTCGACGCCGTGGCCGTTCCGCTCCCCGCACTCCTCGTCGGCGGTGGTATCGGCCTCCTCGCAGGGTCGTGGACTGGTGCCCCACGCATGATAAAGGCGCTCGCACAGGACTACTCCTCGCTCGGGCCACGCCGCTCTATCGCGGCGATGATTCCGTCGTTCGCAATCGCACAGACGGCCGTTGCGCTGGGCGTCCCAGTCTCGTTCAACGAGATTATCGTGAGTGCCATCATCGGGTCGGGCTTCGCGGCGGGCGGGGCCGGCGTCTCGAAGCGCAAGATGCTGTACACCGTCCTCGCGTGGATTGGATCGCTGGTCCTCGCGTTCGGTCTGGGGTACGGCGTCTTTACGCTCGTGTCGAGCGTATTTCCTGTGTGA
- a CDS encoding CRISPR-associated protein Cas4 translates to MSSRIAVSDLAHAAYCPRQLYYARRDSDREPPPTVGDVRALAFEYTSLVDASDDELTAKPLATTPTTYRRNLRRLRERDEWESLTNPTGKDVVLTGKDCRGVAHKLVGDPPVPSFVSPGTPPERGVWEPQRVRAVALAKALSWERKSAVERAFVEYPAVGVVRPVRLTTQNKAAYRRALRIARGLDFVPPRLRNSAKCEGCAYREQCGVKTRSLRSLVGF, encoded by the coding sequence GTGTCGTCACGAATCGCCGTCTCGGACCTTGCACACGCCGCGTATTGCCCACGGCAACTCTACTACGCGCGCCGCGACAGCGACAGAGAACCGCCGCCTACCGTCGGCGACGTTCGCGCTCTCGCGTTCGAGTACACGTCTCTCGTCGACGCCAGCGACGACGAACTCACTGCCAAGCCACTGGCGACCACCCCCACCACGTACCGGCGGAATCTCCGCCGACTCCGCGAGCGAGACGAGTGGGAGTCGCTGACGAACCCAACGGGCAAGGACGTCGTACTCACGGGGAAAGACTGCCGCGGCGTCGCGCACAAACTCGTCGGCGACCCCCCAGTCCCGTCGTTCGTCTCCCCGGGGACGCCGCCCGAGCGAGGCGTGTGGGAACCCCAGCGAGTCCGGGCCGTCGCGTTGGCTAAGGCCCTGTCGTGGGAACGAAAATCAGCAGTCGAGCGAGCGTTCGTCGAGTATCCAGCAGTCGGTGTCGTCCGACCCGTCCGACTCACGACACAGAACAAAGCGGCGTACCGTCGAGCACTCAGGATTGCACGCGGACTCGACTTCGTCCCACCGCGTCTCCGTAACTCGGCGAAGTGCGAGGGGTGCGCCTACCGAGAGCAGTGTGGGGTCAAGACGCGCTCGTTGCGCTCACTCGTTGGCTTCTAA
- a CDS encoding ArsR/SmtB family transcription factor: MADLIPSNSGDSTDGPDDRDPRVIGLDSDDADDLLGAISSSTARSVLASLHESPATPSDLATDVDTSLQNVQYHLGNLSEAGLIEVTDTRYSEKGREMNVYAPADRALVVVAGREDDTSGLKSALTRLIGGIGVLGIGGAVLNRLARTGSVFPFAATGGADGGESGGGAESADVGGGGAGGANESTASEPDVSFTGESGDVNATGGEQTTAADATTTSDGGGGFNIAEATTTESADATQTAAEEATKTVTEAATRTAAETATSTPLPTSTPTATAEPTAEPATTAVQQATDATMQLTNGTSGTADLLGSLSPGALFFLGGLTVLVAWVALGVLRD, encoded by the coding sequence ATGGCCGACCTCATCCCCTCCAACTCCGGAGACTCGACCGACGGCCCAGACGACCGGGACCCCCGCGTCATCGGCCTCGACAGCGACGACGCCGACGACTTACTCGGTGCCATCTCCTCTTCGACTGCCCGGTCCGTGCTCGCGTCGCTCCACGAGTCTCCGGCGACGCCCTCCGACCTCGCGACAGACGTCGACACCTCGTTACAGAACGTCCAGTACCACCTCGGGAACCTCTCCGAGGCGGGACTCATCGAAGTCACGGATACGCGCTACTCCGAGAAAGGCCGCGAGATGAACGTGTACGCGCCCGCCGACCGTGCACTCGTCGTCGTCGCCGGACGCGAAGACGACACGAGCGGTCTCAAGAGCGCGCTCACTCGCCTCATCGGCGGCATCGGCGTCCTCGGTATCGGCGGGGCTGTCCTGAACCGCCTCGCGCGGACGGGGAGTGTCTTCCCGTTCGCGGCGACCGGTGGTGCAGACGGCGGAGAGAGCGGTGGCGGTGCGGAGAGTGCTGACGTTGGGGGCGGCGGTGCCGGCGGGGCGAACGAATCGACGGCCAGCGAACCCGACGTATCCTTCACCGGAGAGAGTGGAGACGTGAACGCGACCGGTGGCGAACAGACCACTGCCGCGGATGCGACGACCACTTCCGACGGTGGCGGCGGGTTCAACATCGCAGAGGCGACGACGACCGAGTCGGCAGACGCGACTCAGACCGCCGCCGAGGAAGCGACCAAGACGGTGACGGAAGCGGCCACCCGAACTGCCGCAGAGACGGCCACCTCGACGCCGCTTCCCACCTCCACGCCGACTGCGACGGCCGAACCGACTGCCGAACCAGCCACGACAGCGGTCCAGCAGGCTACCGACGCGACGATGCAACTCACGAACGGGACGTCGGGGACGGCCGACCTGCTCGGGTCGTTGTCGCCGGGTGCACTGTTCTTCCTCGGCGGCCTAACCGTCCTCGTGGCGTGGGTCGCACTCGGCGTCCTCCGTGACTAA
- a CDS encoding inorganic phosphate transporter, whose protein sequence is MVDVLSLALVAVASAVSLFMAWIIGAGSAGATPFAPAVGANAISIMRAGLVVGVIAFLGAVVQGGSVSAAIGTGLIDGVSLSPIAAVVVLLLAGGLMAIGIVTGIPIATAFTVTGAVIGIGIALGGAPAWAKYQEIASVWVLTPFVGGGLAYGLARVLSREWAPESICIPALAASVSAVVANIEFAVLGGPDGGQSLASVVGASLDSMTARGPLVVTLLFAVGIAALVRFDIHRDEHRAMNRFLLALGSLVAFSAGGSQVGLAVGPLLPLFDTMSIPLTAVLVGGGFGILVGAWMGAPRMIKSLSQDYSSLGPRRAISALIPSFLIAQVAVFLGVPVSFNEIVVSAIIGSGAAISGGSGISRGKVFKTLGAWAGSFALSFVAGYVIFTGISML, encoded by the coding sequence ATGGTTGATGTGTTGTCTCTGGCCCTCGTCGCCGTGGCGAGTGCAGTGAGCCTGTTCATGGCGTGGATAATCGGTGCCGGGTCGGCGGGTGCGACGCCGTTCGCACCGGCAGTCGGCGCGAACGCCATCTCGATAATGCGCGCGGGACTCGTCGTCGGTGTCATCGCGTTTCTGGGTGCTGTCGTCCAAGGTGGGAGCGTTTCAGCCGCTATCGGGACCGGTCTCATCGACGGCGTCTCGCTCTCACCGATTGCCGCCGTCGTCGTCTTACTCCTCGCGGGTGGCCTCATGGCCATTGGCATCGTGACCGGAATCCCGATTGCGACGGCGTTCACGGTCACCGGTGCGGTCATCGGTATCGGCATCGCACTCGGCGGTGCCCCGGCGTGGGCGAAGTACCAAGAAATCGCGTCGGTGTGGGTACTCACGCCCTTCGTCGGAGGGGGACTCGCCTACGGACTCGCCCGCGTGCTCTCGCGTGAGTGGGCACCCGAGTCTATCTGTATCCCTGCGCTCGCCGCCAGCGTCAGCGCCGTCGTCGCCAACATCGAGTTCGCCGTCCTCGGTGGGCCAGACGGCGGCCAATCGCTTGCGAGCGTCGTCGGTGCGTCGCTCGACTCGATGACCGCACGTGGCCCACTCGTCGTGACACTCCTCTTCGCAGTCGGTATCGCTGCGCTCGTCCGATTCGACATCCACCGTGACGAACACCGGGCGATGAACCGGTTCCTCCTCGCACTCGGTTCTCTCGTCGCTTTCTCGGCCGGCGGGTCGCAGGTCGGACTCGCCGTCGGACCACTGCTCCCGCTCTTCGATACGATGTCGATTCCACTCACTGCCGTCCTCGTCGGCGGCGGGTTCGGTATCCTCGTCGGAGCGTGGATGGGCGCGCCTCGGATGATTAAATCGCTCTCACAGGATTACTCGTCGCTTGGCCCACGTCGGGCGATTTCGGCGTTGATTCCTTCGTTCCTCATCGCACAGGTCGCCGTCTTCCTCGGTGTCCCCGTCTCGTTCAACGAAATCGTCGTCTCCGCAATCATCGGAAGTGGGGCGGCAATCTCTGGTGGTTCGGGCATCAGTCGCGGGAAGGTTTTCAAGACGCTCGGGGCGTGGGCGGGGTCGTTCGCGCTCTCGTTCGTCGCCGGATACGTCATCTTCACCGGCATCTCGATGCTGTAG
- a CDS encoding redoxin domain-containing protein → MVDFDVVELPPHDAPGVGDTAPDFTRPLVGDEFWEDTSLSDLTDEGPVLLVFHTMDGAFPSTYVWNNLRDRGVPEEVQAVGVSISSPYEHKTFVAERDVDARFFSDPAADVAADYGIENDLDDMTGITEHRPAVFLLDETREIQYAWVADEWPDFPDYDEIVAAVDER, encoded by the coding sequence ATGGTCGACTTCGACGTCGTCGAACTTCCGCCACACGACGCGCCCGGTGTCGGCGACACCGCACCGGACTTCACCCGACCGCTCGTCGGCGACGAGTTCTGGGAAGACACCTCACTGTCCGACCTGACAGACGAGGGTCCCGTCCTCCTCGTCTTCCACACGATGGACGGCGCGTTCCCGTCGACGTACGTCTGGAACAACCTCCGTGACCGAGGCGTCCCCGAGGAGGTTCAGGCCGTCGGCGTCTCTATCTCGTCTCCGTACGAGCACAAGACGTTCGTCGCCGAACGCGACGTCGACGCGCGGTTCTTCTCGGACCCCGCGGCAGACGTTGCGGCCGACTACGGTATCGAGAACGACCTGGACGACATGACCGGTATCACCGAACATCGACCGGCCGTGTTCCTCCTCGACGAGACGCGCGAAATTCAGTACGCGTGGGTCGCAGACGAATGGCCGGACTTCCCCGACTACGACGAAATCGTCGCCGCAGTCGACGAACGCTAA
- a CDS encoding DUF7859 family protein has product MTDPLVVDGIVDFLAGDPVFTGLLVVMLLFVFFAYLLVRRTLLGLREGYDDARRR; this is encoded by the coding sequence ATGACCGACCCTCTGGTCGTAGACGGCATCGTCGACTTTCTCGCCGGTGACCCAGTGTTCACTGGGTTGCTCGTCGTGATGTTGCTCTTCGTCTTCTTCGCGTATCTCCTCGTTCGACGGACACTCCTCGGACTGCGCGAGGGTTACGACGACGCAAGACGCCGCTAG
- a CDS encoding spermidine synthase, whose amino-acid sequence MASTPSLSPLRMTRPELAVFVSGVTSMGLEILAGRMIAPEFGSSIYTWGSIIGVFLAALSLGYHRGGKQAKQASNDRLVRVFIATAAYIAGVILLGDLFLQSMAGLPLPSRFASLPAITLLFGPPTYLLGYISPYAAELSGRSEVGAASGHVYAVGTIGSIVGAFATTFVLIPSLSVPQIGLVLGVISVVTAVHIARPNVSRHEVYWSVGVSLLLVAATMSGGLGLDSAGTTVYHTQTAYQELRVVDAGDTRTLYLDGQPHSAMDLDDPTRHVFDYTSYFHVPFLLSDDIDRVLFVGGGGFTGPRVFNEMYPDVTVDVVEIDPEVVSVSKQYFGVEESDRLNIYTMDGRQYLRETNQTYDLIVLDAYRKDKVPFELTTVEFMRLTSERLDEDGILFANVISAPSGPASQFYRAEYKTMNRVYPQVYSFPTAGSVVVQNIEVVATKDATLVTRDELQARNQQRDVGIDLAAELSSYRNDEPTDDVPLLRDDRAPIDSLLDPMVGQRYVIQQTNESETNATAQRAVAA is encoded by the coding sequence ATGGCTTCGACGCCCTCCCTCTCTCCTCTCCGGATGACACGGCCCGAACTGGCGGTGTTCGTCTCCGGCGTCACGAGTATGGGACTAGAGATTCTCGCGGGCCGGATGATTGCACCCGAGTTCGGCAGCAGTATCTACACGTGGGGGAGTATCATCGGCGTCTTCCTCGCCGCGTTGAGTCTCGGCTATCATCGAGGCGGAAAACAGGCGAAACAGGCGTCGAACGACCGCCTCGTCCGCGTGTTCATCGCCACGGCAGCGTACATCGCGGGTGTCATCCTCCTCGGCGACCTCTTCTTGCAGTCGATGGCCGGGTTGCCACTGCCGAGTCGATTCGCGTCGCTCCCGGCGATTACGTTGCTCTTCGGCCCGCCAACGTATCTCCTCGGCTATATCAGCCCGTACGCAGCGGAACTGTCGGGACGGTCCGAAGTCGGTGCCGCGTCCGGCCACGTCTACGCAGTCGGAACCATCGGGAGTATCGTCGGTGCGTTCGCGACGACGTTCGTCCTCATCCCGTCGTTGAGTGTCCCCCAAATCGGCCTCGTTCTGGGCGTCATCTCGGTGGTTACGGCAGTTCACATCGCTCGCCCGAACGTCAGTCGCCACGAGGTGTACTGGAGCGTCGGTGTCAGTCTTCTGCTCGTCGCCGCCACGATGTCTGGTGGTCTCGGCCTCGACAGCGCCGGGACCACGGTCTACCACACACAGACCGCGTATCAGGAACTCCGCGTCGTCGACGCCGGCGACACGCGAACGCTCTATCTCGACGGGCAACCGCACAGCGCGATGGACCTCGACGACCCGACGCGACACGTCTTCGACTACACGTCGTACTTCCACGTCCCGTTCTTGCTCTCCGACGACATCGACCGGGTGTTGTTCGTCGGCGGCGGTGGGTTCACCGGCCCACGAGTGTTCAACGAGATGTATCCCGACGTGACCGTGGACGTGGTGGAGATAGACCCCGAAGTCGTGTCCGTCTCGAAGCAGTACTTCGGTGTCGAAGAGTCCGACCGACTCAACATCTACACCATGGACGGGCGGCAGTACCTCCGTGAGACGAACCAGACGTACGACCTCATCGTCCTCGACGCCTACCGGAAGGACAAGGTTCCGTTCGAACTGACGACGGTGGAGTTCATGCGCCTCACCTCGGAGCGACTCGACGAAGACGGAATCCTCTTCGCGAACGTCATCTCCGCGCCCTCCGGTCCCGCCTCGCAGTTCTACCGCGCGGAGTACAAGACGATGAACCGTGTCTATCCGCAGGTGTACAGTTTCCCCACCGCCGGGAGCGTCGTCGTCCAGAACATCGAAGTCGTGGCGACGAAAGACGCGACGCTCGTGACGCGCGACGAGTTGCAGGCGCGGAATCAGCAACGCGACGTCGGTATCGACCTCGCCGCCGAACTCTCGTCGTACCGGAACGACGAACCGACAGACGACGTGCCCCTTCTGCGCGACGACCGCGCCCCTATCGACAGTTTACTCGACCCGATGGTCGGCCAACGCTACGTCATCCAGCAGACGAACGAGAGCGAAACGAACGCGACAGCACAGCGTGCGGTCGCGGCCTGA
- a CDS encoding metallophosphoesterase encodes MLVVVSDTHSTDGHRLTNRTLDAVRDADLVVHAGDFMRESVLDAFIDESEEFLAVYGNNDGPEIRARIPEARNFTYGGVEFAVTHTRRGGGTALSLFGRERGADAVIFGHSHRPTFDGTGEIPLVNPGSHAQPRGNRQAHAEFEELPDGGLRGRLVTVDGDVFQTFRVVPGGH; translated from the coding sequence ATGCTCGTCGTCGTCTCCGACACCCACAGTACAGACGGCCACCGCCTCACGAATCGTACACTCGACGCGGTCCGCGACGCCGACCTCGTCGTCCACGCGGGTGACTTCATGCGCGAGTCCGTGCTCGACGCCTTCATCGACGAGTCCGAGGAGTTCCTCGCCGTCTACGGCAACAACGACGGCCCGGAGATTCGCGCCCGAATTCCCGAAGCCCGGAACTTCACGTACGGCGGCGTGGAGTTCGCGGTGACGCACACGCGTCGCGGCGGCGGGACTGCCCTCTCGCTGTTCGGTCGTGAACGCGGTGCTGACGCCGTCATCTTCGGCCATAGCCACCGGCCAACGTTCGACGGAACGGGTGAGATTCCGCTCGTCAACCCGGGGAGTCACGCCCAACCGCGGGGGAACCGGCAGGCGCACGCCGAGTTCGAGGAACTTCCGGACGGTGGTCTCCGCGGGCGACTCGTCACGGTTGATGGCGACGTGTTTCAGACGTTCCGTGTGGTGCCCGGCGGGCACTGA